The genomic DNA ACTCCGCGTCGCAGCAGATCCGCCGCACCGCGGCATCGGAGAGATGCTCACCGCTCGCGGTGCTGGCCAGGGGCGCGTCGCCCAGGGTGATGACCAGGTGCGGGCGGACCCCACGCGCGGTCGGCAGCTCACCATGGCGCAGGGTCATCGAGACCAGGTCGACCAGCGCGTCAGCCCGACGTAGAGCGGGGTCACGGGGGTCGCGTTCCCCGTCGGGTCCGGGCTCGGGGCCGGCGAGCGGTTCGATCGCGGCCTGCAGCAGGGCCAGGTTCTCCTCGGCGTCGGTCCACTTCAACGTGCCGGTCCCGTCACCGTTGCGCAGCAAGTACGCGGCACGCTTGGCCTTGGCCCTGTCCTCAACCGGTTCCAGCCCGTCGGGATCCAGGTAGTGCGCCAGGACCTTCTCCAACCCGCGCATCTCCGCGGAGTTCAGTTCCCCGGCCCGTTCCAGCAGGAAGGTCTCGACCTCGACCTGCTGCTGCACCGTCGCCGTACGGGCCAACCGCTGCACGACCTCGACGATCGCCCGGGCCTGCTCCCAGTCGAGATGCCCGGCGGCCAAGGCCCCCCCGGTCTGCTGCCGCTGCTCATTCAGCGCCTGCGCCATCCGCGCGGTCACCGTCGCCTCGCCGGGCGACATCGTCAGCACCGAGCGCAACCAGGCCCGGGAATCCACCGCCCCGACCGCGGCGGGCATGCCTCGCTGCTCGCCCTCGGCGACCAGGCCGGCCCGCAGCCCCTGGACCTGCTCGACCAACCGGTGCACCCGACGCAGACACTCCACAAGATCGGAATCTCCCGCGCGCCAGATCTCCTCGCCGAGGAGCTTCTGCACGACCGCGAAATCGCTCTCCAGCAAGGCGATCGCCTCGACGGGAGCGGTGATTTCCATACCCCGAACATATCCGCCGCCACCGACATTTTCGCGGCCACCGATTCCTTGCACCCCCACGCCGTTGCCGGCCGACCGTCCGCAAGCGTTCCGAGACGCTGTTCCGTCGCCGGCGCATCCCCCGCCGTGGTCGGCTCAGGTGCCTCCGCTCCGCCGTTACTTCGGTGCACGTCCTATGAGGCGGACCGTTGTAGTGGCCGTATTTATCGGATCTACGTTTGTTCTCGGAATTCAGTCGTTCCCGCCGAACATGCCGCCCAGGGCCGCGCCGAGAATTCCGCCGGCGGCGGCGCCACGGAGCCCGCCGGCCGCTCCGCCGATCGCGGCGCCGGCTGCGGCGTCGGCAACCTCGCCGGTGTAGTAGCCCGACTGGAGGCCGACGCGGCCCGGCCCGGTGAAGCGGTTGAACACCAGGTTGCCGCCACCGCCGAGGAAGCCGGTCTTCAGGCCGAAGACCTGCTGCGTGTAGCCGACGCTCATCTCACGGTAGATCCAGCCACCGGGTTCGACGTCGATGACCTGTCCCGGAGCAAGGTTCATCTCGAAGGCGTTGCCGTGGGCGTGCAGCCAAAGGGTGGCAGGGCCCTGATTCGACTCGAAGCGATCGATGAAGAAGCCCTGCTGGCCGAACATCATGCTGCCGAAGCCGCCGGCTCGTTCGTAGGTGTACTCGAGGTTTCCGGTCGCGGCCAGGAACTGGTGCTCACGGACCAGGACTCCCCCGCCGGGCGGGAGGTTCAGCGTGACGATCTGGCCGGCGGAGTCGCGCGAGAACGCGATCTGGCCGGCGTTGCGCGCCTCGGTCATGAAGATCGGCATGCCGGAGATGACCCGCTTGAACGCGCCCTTGAGCTTCTTGATCGCGACGTCGACCTGCGGCTGCTTCCACAGGATCACGTGATGCTCGAAGAACACCGGCAGCGAGCCGTCGAGCGCCAGGTGCAGCACCGGCACCAACTGGCCCTCGATCCGGTAGTTCACGCCGGGGCCGCCGCCCTCGTGCACCTCGGTGGGAAGCAGCACGGGGAAACCACCGGGCTGGGCCGGGGTGGGGTAGTCGACCATCGGGACTCCTCGACGCGGGGCGGGCACTGCTCCCGACACTACAACTGTGCGGCCCGCCCCGCGGTGAACGGAGCGGGCCGCACAGGTGATTAGTGACGGTGCGTCACGGCGTCGTCGAGGACGAGGGCTTCGGTTCGGTGCTCTCCGTGGCAGACGGCGTGGGCGACGGCGACTTCGTGCTCTTCTTCGTCGCGGTCGGGCTCGGCGACGCCGAGGAGGACGGCTCGGCCGAGCTCGTGCCGGTGCTCCCGTAGGGGTTCGCCTGTGACTGGTAGTTCGAGTTCAGCAGCGCAGCCTTCGCGGCCGGGAAGGAGATCTTGTTCGGGTCGCCGTCGGAGGTGTACAGAACCGACGGGTTCTTCTTCCAGATCGGGAGGTAGTAGTCGGAGTTCAGCTCGACCGTCGGCGAGTCCGACCGCACGCGCGCGATCTTGAGCGGGTTGAACGACTTCGCGAACGGCGAGGGCGCCGGGTTCGCGCCGACCAGCATCACACCGGACAGGTTGTAGCTCTGCCCGTTGTAGGTACCTGCCGAGGCCAACGCGCGGTCGACCGGGAACACCCCGAACGGCAGCGCCATCGTCGTGATCTTGAATCCCGGCAGCGCCTTCTGGATGTCCTGGTAGTTGCCGCCGATCTCCTGCTGGACCTGCGCGTCGGAGTCCTTGCTCAGCACCGGGTGGGTCTTGGTGTGCACGCCGACGTCGTACCCGTGCTGAACCAGCCACGGCAGCACCTTCGGGTCCTGGAACGGGCTGTCGTTGACGTAGAACGTGGCGGTCGAGTGCCAGTCCGGGTGGGCCTGGCCGAAGGCCTCCATCATGCCCAGCGCCGTGTCCGGCTTCGGGTTGCCCGATGGGTCCAGGCCGGCCTGGCTGGTGGTGCCGTCGTCGAAGGTCATCACCATCGGGTGCTTCCCGGCCGGGACGTCGATCTTCCCGGCGACCAGGTCGGCCGCGGTGATCGGCCGGAAGTTCATGTCGTACAGGGTCTGCAGCTCGGCCTTGAAGTGGTCGGGGGTCTGGCTGTACTCGTCGCCCTTGGGCAGCGTGGTCAGGATCTGGTGGTACATGAACACCGGGACCTCGCCCAGCTCGTTCGCGTCGACCGAGGCGGGGTCGACCGAGCTCGCGGTCGGGGTCGCGGACGGGGTTGCCGTGACTACCGGCGCCGGCGCCGGCGGTGCTTGTGCGGTCGAACCCTTGCTGCCGCAGCCGGCGAGCAGGAGCCCGGCAGCAGCCACGGCCAGTACGGAACGGGGACGGCGCATCGTCGAATCTCCCTGCGGATCGGAATCGTTGCGCCCGATCATCTGCCGGCAATGTGCCGGTCGGGTGGATTACGCGCCGGCTTGGGACCGAGTTGTGACCGGTTGGCGGATAAGAAATTCCGGAACATGACAATTCATCCGATTTGCCGGTTCGTTCTCGCGACGGGTGATTCGCACCAAGGCCCAGGACAGCGCGATTCCCAGCGCGTAGGCCCCGAGCACATCCGAGAGCCAGTGGAACCCGGCGTACACCAGGCTGGCCCCCACGACCAACGCGACCGCGGACACCAATGCGAGACCGGCCCGACCCAAGCGACCCCGGATCAGCACCACCGCCGTCGTCCAGGTCACGATCGCGGTGGTCGTGTGGCCGGAGGGGAACGCCCCGCGGTGCATGAACGAGACGAACTGGTCGACCCGCCAGCCCGAGCTCACCGCGAGCTGACCCGCGGGCCCGCCCCGCCCGAAGGCCTCCTTGGTTCCCAGCACCACGACGCTCAACGCTGCGACGGCGATCGCCGCCACTCGGATCGGCTCCCAACTGCGGCGCCGAGCACTGAGCACACCGGCCAGCGCGAGCAGGACGAACGGCATCAGGTTGGGCTCACCCAGGTAGATCAGTCCGGTCGCTACGCGCAGCCCAGCCACCGAACGATGGACGACCAGCCAGTCGGCGATGCGGTGGTCGAGTGCAACCAGGCGGCCGCCGCGCTCGACCGCGACCGCGACCAACGCGAACGCCGCGAGGGCAAGTGTCGGGACGAGCGGGAGCCGTCGAGCACTGCGCCCGTACCGTTCCGCGACCGCAAGACTGACCACCCTTCGAACCTAGCCAGACGGGGACGGACCACCATTCCCCGATCGGCCAAGATCTGGTCAGCCGAACGCATTCGCCCGGACGGCCCTAGACCGGACAGCCCTAGAAAAGTCCCCCGCCGAGCGAACCGGACGAGTCGTCGTCGAGGTGCACGTTGACCGCGTCCCACGCCGCGTTCACCGCGGCCACCTGCGCCGACTTCGCCCCGTAGAGATCGGTGGCGGCGCTGACCACGGCCGCCCGCGCGGCAGCGTAATCGGTGCCCGAGGTGAAGTAGTGGGTCAACGCCCGGTACCAGATGTTGGCCGCGGTCTCCCGCCCGATCCCCCCGACCTTCTTGTTGTCGCAGGTCGGGCTGTCGTAGCTGATGCCGTTGACGGTCTTCTTCCCGCTGCCCTCCGAGAGCAGGTAGAAGAAGTGGTCGCCGATGCCCGCGGACAGGTGCACGTCGAGATTGCGGACCGACGAACTCCAGCAGTCCGGCGACGACTTGTCCTTCGACGGCTGGTCCATGTACCGGATAGCGTTGAGCTTGCCGTCCTTGTCGCGCCGTTCGATGAACGACGTCGAGCCGATCAGGTAGTCGCCGGGGTTGGCCGCGTTGTGAGCGGTGAACTCGACCATCGTCCCGAAGATGTCGCTGTTGGCCTCGTTCAGCCCGCCCGATTCGCCGTCGCCGCCGAGCTTGGCGGTGCGCGCGGTGACGCCGTGCGTGATCTCGTGTCCGGTGATGTCCAGTGAGACCAGCGGGCCGAGCTGCTTGCCGTCGCCGTCACCGTAAGTCATGCAGAAGCAGTCGTCGCTCCAGAACGCGTTCGCGTAGTTCTTGCCGTAGTGGACGCGGCTGAACACACCGATGCCGTCGTTGTTCACGCCGGACCGCTTGAACGTGTTCTTGTAGTAGTCCCAGGTCATGTCCGAGCCGTAGGTCGCGTCGACCGCGGCGCTCTCGCGGTTCGCGTTCTGCCCGTTGCCCCAGTCGTTGGTCTTCGAGGTGAACTGGGTGGCCGGGGCATTCGACGCGCAGAGCGAGGCCACCGGCAGGCAGTTGTCCTGGGTGTCCTCGGCGTCGCCGGTGAACGCGGCGCCCCGGGTCAGGTCCTTCAGCGCGTAGGTCCCGGACAGCAGCGCGGTCGAGAGCTTGACCTTGCCGACGTAGAGCGAGTGACCCTCACCGAGGGTGGGCTTGCCCTGCGCCTCGGTCGTGGCGCGCTGGGCCTGCGGACTCGACGCTCCCCCGCCGGAGGCCGGCCCGGACTGCCGACCGTCGGACTGCGGGCCGTCGGACTGGCTGGGCGGCTGCGGGTCGGCGGAACCGGCGGCCGGCGCGGCACTGCCACTGCCACCACCGGGCACCGGCTGGTCGGTGCGTCGCAGGCTTTGGACCTCCTCGGCGGCGTCGCGCACCTTGCCGGTCTGCGCGTCGACCAGCGTGTGCATCCGGCTCGGCGTCCCGTCCGGCTGGGTGCCGCCGGAGACGACCTCCCAGGCCAGCGCCGGACTGCCGTGCAAGGTGTCGACGACAAGGGTCGGGGTGCCGAGCAACCGCGCGACCCGGGTGCCGAGCCCGATGCCGGCAGTGGTGATCGCCGCGATCGGCGACAGTGCCGGGGTGACACCGAGGTTGTCCAAGGAACGCCGGAGGGTGGCGCTGGCGCCGACCCAACGTCCGTCCGCGATC from Sporichthyaceae bacterium includes the following:
- a CDS encoding AIM24 family protein translates to MVDYPTPAQPGGFPVLLPTEVHEGGGPGVNYRIEGQLVPVLHLALDGSLPVFFEHHVILWKQPQVDVAIKKLKGAFKRVISGMPIFMTEARNAGQIAFSRDSAGQIVTLNLPPGGGVLVREHQFLAATGNLEYTYERAGGFGSMMFGQQGFFIDRFESNQGPATLWLHAHGNAFEMNLAPGQVIDVEPGGWIYREMSVGYTQQVFGLKTGFLGGGGNLVFNRFTGPGRVGLQSGYYTGEVADAAAGAAIGGAAGGLRGAAAGGILGAALGGMFGGND
- a CDS encoding DUF222 domain-containing protein, with protein sequence MEITAPVEAIALLESDFAVVQKLLGEEIWRAGDSDLVECLRRVHRLVEQVQGLRAGLVAEGEQRGMPAAVGAVDSRAWLRSVLTMSPGEATVTARMAQALNEQRQQTGGALAAGHLDWEQARAIVEVVQRLARTATVQQQVEVETFLLERAGELNSAEMRGLEKVLAHYLDPDGLEPVEDRAKAKRAAYLLRNGDGTGTLKWTDAEENLALLQAAIEPLAGPEPGPDGERDPRDPALRRADALVDLVSMTLRHGELPTARGVRPHLVITLGDAPLASTASGEHLSDAAVRRICCDAE
- a CDS encoding phosphatase PAP2 family protein, which gives rise to MVSLAVAERYGRSARRLPLVPTLALAAFALVAVAVERGGRLVALDHRIADWLVVHRSVAGLRVATGLIYLGEPNLMPFVLLALAGVLSARRRSWEPIRVAAIAVAALSVVVLGTKEAFGRGGPAGQLAVSSGWRVDQFVSFMHRGAFPSGHTTTAIVTWTTAVVLIRGRLGRAGLALVSAVALVVGASLVYAGFHWLSDVLGAYALGIALSWALVRITRRENEPANRMNCHVPEFLIRQPVTTRSQAGA
- a CDS encoding polysaccharide deacetylase family protein, giving the protein MRRPRSVLAVAAAGLLLAGCGSKGSTAQAPPAPAPVVTATPSATPTASSVDPASVDANELGEVPVFMYHQILTTLPKGDEYSQTPDHFKAELQTLYDMNFRPITAADLVAGKIDVPAGKHPMVMTFDDGTTSQAGLDPSGNPKPDTALGMMEAFGQAHPDWHSTATFYVNDSPFQDPKVLPWLVQHGYDVGVHTKTHPVLSKDSDAQVQQEIGGNYQDIQKALPGFKITTMALPFGVFPVDRALASAGTYNGQSYNLSGVMLVGANPAPSPFAKSFNPLKIARVRSDSPTVELNSDYYLPIWKKNPSVLYTSDGDPNKISFPAAKAALLNSNYQSQANPYGSTGTSSAEPSSSASPSPTATKKSTKSPSPTPSATESTEPKPSSSTTP
- a CDS encoding M4 family metallopeptidase; the encoded protein is MRPRWWTGRGAAGTGLLAVGLAAVAVHGPSARADTGDHGDAVAGALAALRDNGSQLGFDDDGQGPAGLGKQYGVTATDVMVDPDGSTFVRMDRTFAGLPVLGGDFVVHRIADGRWVGASATLRRSLDNLGVTPALSPIAAITTAGIGLGTRVARLLGTPTLVVDTLHGSPALAWEVVSGGTQPDGTPSRMHTLVDAQTGKVRDAAEEVQSLRRTDQPVPGGGSGSAAPAAGSADPQPPSQSDGPQSDGRQSGPASGGGASSPQAQRATTEAQGKPTLGEGHSLYVGKVKLSTALLSGTYALKDLTRGAAFTGDAEDTQDNCLPVASLCASNAPATQFTSKTNDWGNGQNANRESAAVDATYGSDMTWDYYKNTFKRSGVNNDGIGVFSRVHYGKNYANAFWSDDCFCMTYGDGDGKQLGPLVSLDITGHEITHGVTARTAKLGGDGESGGLNEANSDIFGTMVEFTAHNAANPGDYLIGSTSFIERRDKDGKLNAIRYMDQPSKDKSSPDCWSSSVRNLDVHLSAGIGDHFFYLLSEGSGKKTVNGISYDSPTCDNKKVGGIGRETAANIWYRALTHYFTSGTDYAAARAAVVSAATDLYGAKSAQVAAVNAAWDAVNVHLDDDSSGSLGGGLF